The following coding sequences are from one Mytilus trossulus isolate FHL-02 chromosome 8, PNRI_Mtr1.1.1.hap1, whole genome shotgun sequence window:
- the LOC134728141 gene encoding proline dehydrogenase 1, mitochondrial-like isoform X2, giving the protein MANVLKLIRKRNLLLISHSRKHPLYSVQTFPKSTLGAEIKDAESLSKLNDNEEKQHKLDLTFGNAEEAFRSKKTSELVRALFVFNLCSVEFLVKNNTEILKWSRRLLGKTLFTTLMKGTFYGHFVAGEDQIAIRPLVSRNQQFGVKSILDYSVEEDLSSKQAKEAEAKGCVPENQPPLEELDPEQQRFAAHEEFLDRRENVVSARTYFYDDEAKCDENMNIFLQCVDAVSGSTKSTGFVAIKLTALGRPQFLLQLSELLVITRKLFEKFAGEGDILLKKFRQEEFQKTLDVMGVPISRDQTKRWFSILDISQDGEVDLWDWDNLLEENLQLCKLLIVPNKETGIPEQMMEGLTEEEDEQLKNMLKRLNTIVEYAKEKDVRVMVDAEQTYFQPAISRIVIEMMRKFNKDKAIVFNTYQTYLKASLTNLKVDLDLSRRENFQFGAKLVRGAYMEQERERAASVGYEDPINADYNATTDMYHACLEEVFYQINQRPLGQIAVMVASHNEDTVRFAVEGMDRHDIKKSDRLICFGQLLGMCDQISFPLGQAGYSVYKYVPYGPVEEVLPYLSRRAMENKGILKKVQKEKSLLWKELKRRVKAGQLRYNPLENSTVG; this is encoded by the exons ATggcaaatgttttaaaacttatcCGGAAGAGAAATTTACTTTTGATCAGCCATTCGAGAAAGCATCCATTATATTCTGTACAAACATTTCCTAAATCTACATTAGGAGCTGAAATCAAGGATGCCGAAAGTTTATCTAAGCTGAACGACAATGAggaaaaacaacacaaacttgATCTGACGTTTGGAAATGCCGAAGAGGCTTTTCGCAGCAAAAAGACATCAGAACTTGTTCGGGCACTATTTGTATTCAATCTGTGTTCGGTtgaatttttggtaaaaaacaATACCGAG ATTTTGAAATGGAGTCGGAGGTTGCTAGGAAAGACTTTATTTACAACACTAATGAAAGGAACATTTTATGGCCATTTTGTGGCAGGAGAAGATCAGATTGCCATTAGGCCTCTTGTTTCAAGAAATCAACAGTTTGGTGTGAAGTCTATACTTGATTACAGTGTAGAGGAAGATCTTTCATCAAAACAGGCCAAAGAGGCAGAGGCAAA GGGTTGTGTTCCAGAAAATCAGCCACCTCTAGAAGAATTGG ACCCAGAACAACAGAGATTTGCTGCACATGAAGAGTTTTTAGATAGACGTGAGAATGTCGTCAGTGCCAGGACCTATTTCTATGACGATGAGGCCAAGTGTGATGAGAACATGAACATATTCCTTCAATGTGTTGATGCTGTATCAG GTTCAACTAAAAGTACGGGATTTGTTGCCATCAAACTTACCGCCTTGGGAAGACCACAATTCTTG CTTCAGTTATCAGAATTATTGGTTATAACTAGAAAACTTTTTGAGAAGTTCGCTGGAGAAGGAGATATACTTTTAAAGAAGTTCCGTCAGGAAGAGTTCCAGAAAACATTAGATGTGATGGGTGTACCAATATCTAGGGACCAGACAAAAAGATGGTTCTCTATACTAGATATATCCCAAGACGG TGAAGTAGACTTATGGGACTGGGATAATCTGCTAGAAGAAAACCTACAATTGTGTAAATTACTGATCGTCCCTAATAAAGAG ACAGGAATACCAGAACAAATGATGGAAGGTTTAACAGAAGAAGAAGATGAACAGTTGAAAAACATGTTGAAAAGATTAAATACTATAGTGGAG TATGCAAAAGAAAAAGATGTAAGAGTTATGGTTGATGCTGAACAAACCTATTTCCAGCCAGCTATAAGTCGTATAGTTATAGAAATGATGAGAAAATTTAACAAGGATAAAGCTATAGTCTTCAATACATATCAGACCTATTTAAAG GCTTCATTGACCAATTTAAAAGTAGATTTAGATTTATCAAGGAgagaaaattttcaatttggaGCCAAACTGGTTAGAGGAGCGTATATGGAACAG GAGAGAGAAAGAGCTGCCTCTGTTGGTTATGAAGATCCTATAAATGCTGATTACAATGCTACAACAGATATGTATCATGCCTGTCTAGAGGAAGTCTTCTATCAGATAAATCAAAGACCGTTGGGACAAATAGCTGTAATGGTGGCCAGTCATAATGAAGATACGGTTAGATTTGCTGTAGAAGG aatGGATAGACATGATATTAAGAAATCTGATCGACTAATCTGTTTTGGGCAGCTGTTGGGCATGTGTGATCAAATCAGCTTTCCACTCG GTCAAGCAGGCTATTCTGTGTACAAATATGTCCCCTATGGTCCTGTAGAAGAAGTCCTGCCATATTTGTCTCGCAGAGCAATGGAAAATAAAGGAATTCTTAAAAAAGTCCAGAAAGAAAAATCTCTATTGTGGAAAGAACTAAAAAGAAGAGTAAAAGCAGGTCAATTGAGATACAACCCATTAGAGAACTCTACTGTTGGATGA
- the LOC134728141 gene encoding proline dehydrogenase 1, mitochondrial-like isoform X1, with product MANVLKLIRKRNLLLISHSRKHPLYSVQTFPKSTLGAEIKDAESLSKLNDNEEKQHKLDLTFGNAEEAFRSKKTSELVRALFVFNLCSVEFLVKNNTEILKWSRRLLGKTLFTTLMKGTFYGHFVAGEDQIAIRPLVSRNQQFGVKSILDYSVEEDLSSKQAKEAEAKGCVPENQPPLEELGHKKEHPQHPEQQRFAAHEEFLDRRENVVSARTYFYDDEAKCDENMNIFLQCVDAVSGSTKSTGFVAIKLTALGRPQFLLQLSELLVITRKLFEKFAGEGDILLKKFRQEEFQKTLDVMGVPISRDQTKRWFSILDISQDGEVDLWDWDNLLEENLQLCKLLIVPNKETGIPEQMMEGLTEEEDEQLKNMLKRLNTIVEYAKEKDVRVMVDAEQTYFQPAISRIVIEMMRKFNKDKAIVFNTYQTYLKASLTNLKVDLDLSRRENFQFGAKLVRGAYMEQERERAASVGYEDPINADYNATTDMYHACLEEVFYQINQRPLGQIAVMVASHNEDTVRFAVEGMDRHDIKKSDRLICFGQLLGMCDQISFPLGQAGYSVYKYVPYGPVEEVLPYLSRRAMENKGILKKVQKEKSLLWKELKRRVKAGQLRYNPLENSTVG from the exons ATggcaaatgttttaaaacttatcCGGAAGAGAAATTTACTTTTGATCAGCCATTCGAGAAAGCATCCATTATATTCTGTACAAACATTTCCTAAATCTACATTAGGAGCTGAAATCAAGGATGCCGAAAGTTTATCTAAGCTGAACGACAATGAggaaaaacaacacaaacttgATCTGACGTTTGGAAATGCCGAAGAGGCTTTTCGCAGCAAAAAGACATCAGAACTTGTTCGGGCACTATTTGTATTCAATCTGTGTTCGGTtgaatttttggtaaaaaacaATACCGAG ATTTTGAAATGGAGTCGGAGGTTGCTAGGAAAGACTTTATTTACAACACTAATGAAAGGAACATTTTATGGCCATTTTGTGGCAGGAGAAGATCAGATTGCCATTAGGCCTCTTGTTTCAAGAAATCAACAGTTTGGTGTGAAGTCTATACTTGATTACAGTGTAGAGGAAGATCTTTCATCAAAACAGGCCAAAGAGGCAGAGGCAAA GGGTTGTGTTCCAGAAAATCAGCCACCTCTAGAAGAATTGG gtCATAAAAAGGAGCATCCACAAC ACCCAGAACAACAGAGATTTGCTGCACATGAAGAGTTTTTAGATAGACGTGAGAATGTCGTCAGTGCCAGGACCTATTTCTATGACGATGAGGCCAAGTGTGATGAGAACATGAACATATTCCTTCAATGTGTTGATGCTGTATCAG GTTCAACTAAAAGTACGGGATTTGTTGCCATCAAACTTACCGCCTTGGGAAGACCACAATTCTTG CTTCAGTTATCAGAATTATTGGTTATAACTAGAAAACTTTTTGAGAAGTTCGCTGGAGAAGGAGATATACTTTTAAAGAAGTTCCGTCAGGAAGAGTTCCAGAAAACATTAGATGTGATGGGTGTACCAATATCTAGGGACCAGACAAAAAGATGGTTCTCTATACTAGATATATCCCAAGACGG TGAAGTAGACTTATGGGACTGGGATAATCTGCTAGAAGAAAACCTACAATTGTGTAAATTACTGATCGTCCCTAATAAAGAG ACAGGAATACCAGAACAAATGATGGAAGGTTTAACAGAAGAAGAAGATGAACAGTTGAAAAACATGTTGAAAAGATTAAATACTATAGTGGAG TATGCAAAAGAAAAAGATGTAAGAGTTATGGTTGATGCTGAACAAACCTATTTCCAGCCAGCTATAAGTCGTATAGTTATAGAAATGATGAGAAAATTTAACAAGGATAAAGCTATAGTCTTCAATACATATCAGACCTATTTAAAG GCTTCATTGACCAATTTAAAAGTAGATTTAGATTTATCAAGGAgagaaaattttcaatttggaGCCAAACTGGTTAGAGGAGCGTATATGGAACAG GAGAGAGAAAGAGCTGCCTCTGTTGGTTATGAAGATCCTATAAATGCTGATTACAATGCTACAACAGATATGTATCATGCCTGTCTAGAGGAAGTCTTCTATCAGATAAATCAAAGACCGTTGGGACAAATAGCTGTAATGGTGGCCAGTCATAATGAAGATACGGTTAGATTTGCTGTAGAAGG aatGGATAGACATGATATTAAGAAATCTGATCGACTAATCTGTTTTGGGCAGCTGTTGGGCATGTGTGATCAAATCAGCTTTCCACTCG GTCAAGCAGGCTATTCTGTGTACAAATATGTCCCCTATGGTCCTGTAGAAGAAGTCCTGCCATATTTGTCTCGCAGAGCAATGGAAAATAAAGGAATTCTTAAAAAAGTCCAGAAAGAAAAATCTCTATTGTGGAAAGAACTAAAAAGAAGAGTAAAAGCAGGTCAATTGAGATACAACCCATTAGAGAACTCTACTGTTGGATGA